CTTTTGCAGACCTTTTTTAATAAGTTAATGTCAATCACACCAAAAAACACTATTTAAGGAATCTATCgacaatatttaattataaaattgtaCTTCTGAAAACATTAGGCTTCCTGGCTTCGGGGTTCTGATGAGAAATGCAGCAAGGCTTTCTTTCCCCCCACAGCCAAAGCATTCTCAACCCAAAGCATAATATACACTCAATCATGGCTCCTGACTTATGCGTAACATTGCAAATTGGCTCATATGCTGTAGCGTGCTCTCGCCCTTACCTGTGTATCCAGCGTACCATCCCCAGGACGCCACCATTCCTAAAAGCCATTTGTACATGAGTCCCTCGATATACCAGAAGCGCTTACTGTCCAGCACCCGGAGGGGCTGCAGTATGATTACATAGCAGATGTAGGATGGAATAGCAACCAGGTTGTTGGCGACCATGAAGGCAAATCTCATCAGGGCTTTCGCGACGACCCAGCCCATCCACGGAGCTTCTTC
The Microtus ochrogaster isolate Prairie Vole_2 chromosome 1, MicOch1.0, whole genome shotgun sequence DNA segment above includes these coding regions:
- the LOC101988479 gene encoding acyl-CoA:lysophosphatidylglycerol acyltransferase 1-like → MTATPGPGTPAAAAAAAGPQSCRRSPPAPVEKDGSDANVSMAVAVEEAPWMGWVVAKALMRFAFMVANNLVAIPSYICYVIILQPLRVLDSKRFWYIEGLMYKWLLGMVASWGWYAGYTGKGESTLQHMSQFAMLRISQEP